The proteins below come from a single Penaeus monodon isolate SGIC_2016 chromosome 23, NSTDA_Pmon_1, whole genome shotgun sequence genomic window:
- the LOC119588255 gene encoding glycine-rich protein 23-like, with amino-acid sequence MILCRSLIVVLAIMAMVYSAKAGGGGYGSRGAGGGGGFGNAGGFSGGGGGFAGHGGVAGFSGGAGGLGGGARGFSGGSGGRGGGSVVRARLVGVGVLPSVGGSVGGGGGFGQGGDEDPSAEDEDARTMCIPQAMSFVTDSTYLQQ; translated from the exons ATGATCCTTTGCCGATCTTTG ATCGTGGTTTTGGCCATAATGGCAATGGTTTACTCGGCGAAGGCTGGTGGAGGCGGATACGGGAGCCGAGGAGCCGGTGGAGGAGGTGGCTTTGGTAATGCCGGTGGATTtagcggcggcggaggagggttTGCCGGACACGGTGGAGTTGCAGGATTTAGCGGAGGTGCTGGAGGACTAGGTGGAGGAGCCCGAGGATTTAGCGGAGGAAGCGGCGGACGAGGTGGAGGCAGTGTCGTCCGCGCGCGCTTGGTGGGCGTTGGCGTTCTTCCTAGCGTCGGCGGGAGCGTGGGCGGCGGTGGCGGTTTCGGCCAAGGCGGAGACGAGGATCCTTCGGCGGAGGACGAGGATGCGAGGACTATGTGTATACCACAGGCAATGTCATTCGTCACGGATTCGACTTATCTGCAACAATAA
- the LOC119588411 gene encoding glycine-rich cell wall structural protein 1-like codes for MNRLMLVTVAVVAMAYVAAAGGSYGGGGRGGGGGGGFGGGGRGGGGGFGGHRFGGSGGGFGGRGGGFGGSGGGFGGRGGGFGGGRGSGGYGGSGGGVGGGSVNRGVLIGAGRLSGGGGGFGSGGFGGSGGFGGSGGFGGSGGFGGSSGGSGFGGGRGGSYGK; via the exons ATGAATCGCCTAATG CTTGTGACTGTGGCTGTGGTGGCCATGGCGTATGTGGCAGCAGCTGGTGGAAGTTATGGTGGAGGCGGtagaggaggcggaggtggaggtggattcggcggtggtggaagaggaggaggaggaggatttggtgGACACAGATtcggtggaagtggaggaggatttggaggtagaggaggaggatttggaggcAGTGGTGGTGGATTTGGAGGCAGAGGAGGTGGATTCGGCGGCGGCCGAGGCAGTGGTGGATATGGCGGAAGTGGAGGCGGAGTTGGAGGTGGAAGCGTAAACCGTGGAGTTCTGATCGGCGCCGGCAGACTgtctggaggtggaggtggattcgGCAGTGGTGGATTCGGAGGTAGTGGTGGATTCGGAGGCAGTGGTGGATTCGGAGGCAGCGGTGGATTCGGAGGCAGCAGTGGAGGAAGTGGTTTCGGTGGTGGCCGTGGTGGCAGCTATGGAAAGTAA
- the LOC119588256 gene encoding uncharacterized protein DDB_G0271670-like — MPESVFHCCRRRDATECGWTAPVPPFIHGTATRGTLEAPVVTLTPFSERHFGKYFGISFRFGKTLRIYSTQATEFILLSVAAASSSSAESAAAETSAAAAESTATESTTSAAASKSTATESTATESTATESTSTSGQPSGADQNSTAYAPTSTSASTSTISTTASAAAESTSSASKSTTTASKSSTASKSSSTSTKSVSTESSSSSSSTTAESTSASASSTASTIASTSCCHIRHGYHSHSHKLKNKLIKNT, encoded by the exons ATGCCTGAAAGCGTCTTCCACTGCTGCAGGAGACGAGATGCGACCGAGTGTGGCTGGACAGCGCCCGTCCCTCCATTTATACACGGCACCGCCACTCGTGGCACCCTTGAGGCACCAGTCGTGACACTGACACCTTTTTCCGAAAGACATTTTGGGAAATATTTCGGCATAAGTTTCAGATTTGGTAAAACATTA AGAATTTACTCTACTCAGGCGACCGAGTTCATCTTACTTTCCGTAGCTGCCGCGTCCTCTTCCTCCGCCGAATCCGCTGCCGCCGAAACCTCCGCTGCTGCTGCCGAATCCACCGCCACCGAATCCACCACCTCCGCTGCCGCCTCCAAATCCACCGCCACCGAATCCACCGCCACCGAATCCACCGCCACCGAATCCACTTCCACCTCCGGACAGCCTTCCGGTGCCGATCAGAATTCCACTGCTTACGCTCCCACCTCCACCTCGGCCTCCACTTCCACCATATCCACCACTGCCTCGGCCGCCGCCGAATCCACCTCCTCTGCCTCCAAATCCACCACCACTGCCTCCAAATCCTCCACTGCCTCcaaatcctcctccacctccaccaaatCTGTGTCCAccgaatcctcctcctcctcctcttccaccaccgccgaatccacctccgcctccgcctcctctacCGCCTCCACCATAGCTTCCACCAGCTGCTGCCACATACGCCATGGCTACCACAGCCACAGTCACAagctgaaaaataaattaataaaaaatacttaa
- the LOC119588258 gene encoding acanthoscurrin-2-like — protein sequence MAVPCINGGTGAVQPHWGRISSPAAVEDAFRHHDRLILVTVAVVAMAYVAAAGGSYGGGVEDLEAWGGGFGGRGGGFGGGRGSGGYGGSGGRGGGGSVSSGILIGTGRLSGGGSGFGGGGFGGGGFGGGSGGGGFGGGGFGSSSGGFGGSGFGGGKDAAATEVR from the exons ATGGCGGTGCCGTGTATAAATGGAGGGACGGGCGCTGTCCAGCCACACTGGGGTCGCATCTCGTCTCCTGCAGCAGTGGAAGACGCTTTCAGGCATCATGATCGCCTTATT ctTGTGACTGTGGCTGTGGTAGCCATGGCGTATGTGGCAGCAGCTGGTGGAAGCTATGGTGGAGGCG TGGAGGATTTGGAGGCATGGGGTGGTGGATTTGGAGGCAGAGGAGGTGGATTCGGCGGCGGCCGAGGCAGTGGTGGATATGGTGGAAGTGGAGGCCGAGGTGGAGGTGGGAGCGTAAGCAGTGGAATTCTGATCGGCACCGGAAGGCTGTCCGGAGGTGGAAGTGGATTCGGTGGCGGTGGATTCGGTGGCGGTGGATTTGGAGGCGGCAGCGGAGGTGGTGGATTCGGTGGCGGTGGATTCGGCAGCAGCAGCGGAGGTTTCGGCGGCAGCGGATTCGGCGGAGGAAAGGACGCGGCAGCTACGGAAGTAAGATGA
- the LOC119588259 gene encoding formin-like protein 3 yields the protein MATKFILLSVAAASSSSAESTTAETSAATSESSTSESTTSAAASKSSTSESTATSRQLSGADQNSTAYAPPPPRPPLPPYPPLPLPPPNPPPLPPNPAPLPPNPPPLPPNPPLPPNPPPPPPNLNRLLTIRRFMMPESVFHCCRRRDATECGWTAPVPPFIHGTATRGTLEAPVVTLTRFPKHILGNASP from the exons ATGGCGACCAAGTTCATTTTACTTTCCGTAGCTGCCGCGTCCTCTTCCTCCGCCGAATCCACTACCGCCGAAACCTCCGCTGCCACCTCCGAATCCTCCACCTCCGAATCCACCACCTCCGCTGCCGCCTCCAAATCCTCCACCTCCGAATCCACCGCCACCTCCAGACAGCTTTCCGGCGCCGATCAGAATTCCACTGCTTACGCTCCACCTCCACCTCGGCCTCCACTTCCACCATATCCACCACTGCCTCTGCCGCCGCCGAATCCACCTCCTCTGCCTCCAAATCCAGCACCACTGCCTCCAAATCCTCCTCCACTGCCTCCAAATCCTCCACTGCCTCcaaatcctcctccacctccaccaaatCT CAACAGGTTGCTCACAATAAGGCGATTCATGATGCCTGAAAGCGTCTTCCACTGCTGCAGGAGACGAGATGCGACCGAGTGTGGCTGGACAGCGCCCGTCCCTCCATTTATACACGGCACCGCCACTCGTGGCACCCTTGAGGCACCAGTCGTGACACTGACACGTTTTCCGAAACACATTTTGGGAAATGCTTCACCATAA